A region from the Achromobacter seleniivolatilans genome encodes:
- a CDS encoding FecR family protein, with protein sequence MAQPFPADPTEEASRWVILKSGQHLDDDAHAAFEAWHRADARHAAAYDRLSRLWRRMGEIDRGKLAKRPARKLRATVMLTLLAATFAGWFGSTRPELQADYLTTASLRQISLPDGSIVVLDAHSALALNFADGRREVRLLAGRALFEPVPRQPGMAAFSVVTGDATATALGTRYTVERLEGKTRVSVLEHQVEVGCLPCTEAQHATLSAGEAVDVSAAGITRQTQAGAATPGWSRGLLSFDDVPLQSAADELARYTGKTILVMSDAAKAQRVSGTANVADPQRALELLLAQTPVRVTNLPGLLILR encoded by the coding sequence ATGGCCCAACCTTTCCCCGCCGATCCCACCGAAGAAGCCTCGCGTTGGGTCATCCTGAAAAGCGGCCAGCACCTGGACGACGACGCGCACGCCGCGTTCGAAGCCTGGCATCGCGCGGATGCACGCCACGCCGCCGCCTACGACCGCCTATCGCGCCTGTGGCGCCGGATGGGTGAGATCGATCGGGGCAAGCTCGCCAAACGCCCTGCCCGCAAGCTGCGCGCCACCGTCATGCTGACACTGCTTGCGGCCACCTTCGCTGGCTGGTTCGGTTCCACCCGCCCTGAACTACAGGCCGACTATCTGACCACTGCCAGCCTGCGCCAGATTTCGCTGCCCGACGGTTCCATCGTTGTACTGGACGCCCATAGCGCGCTGGCGCTTAACTTTGCAGACGGCCGCCGCGAAGTCCGTTTACTGGCGGGCCGAGCCCTGTTTGAGCCAGTGCCGCGGCAGCCAGGCATGGCAGCGTTCTCAGTGGTCACAGGGGACGCCACCGCGACCGCTTTGGGCACCCGCTACACAGTGGAACGTCTGGAAGGCAAAACGCGTGTATCGGTGTTGGAGCATCAGGTCGAAGTAGGCTGCCTGCCTTGCACAGAGGCGCAGCACGCGACGTTGTCGGCTGGCGAAGCCGTTGACGTGTCCGCAGCAGGCATCACGCGCCAAACGCAGGCTGGCGCAGCCACGCCCGGCTGGTCGCGAGGCTTACTCAGCTTTGACGATGTCCCGCTGCAATCCGCGGCGGACGAGCTGGCGCGCTACACCGGCAAAACCATCCTGGTGATGAGCGATGCAGCCAAGGCCCAACGGGTGTCCGGTACCGCCAATGTGGCTGATCCTCAGCGCGCGCTGGAACTGCTATTGGCGCAAACACCAGTACGCGTAACCAATCTGCCGGGCCTGCTGATTCTGCGTTGA
- a CDS encoding RNA polymerase sigma factor, translating to MSTLTDVFLRHYRELLGFLSMRTGSRDVAQDCAQDTWIKLAEFKDRTRPDNDRAYVFRVAANIATDWHRRRSRELTATADYAAALPTAHAADTFDVASAHQLLRRLEAALLSQPRRSLDVFVLHRHEGLTYRAIAERFAISVSAVEKHMMRILLACDQALAD from the coding sequence ATGTCGACGCTTACGGACGTATTTCTCCGCCATTACCGCGAACTGCTGGGCTTTCTGTCGATGCGCACAGGCTCGCGAGACGTGGCTCAAGATTGTGCCCAGGACACCTGGATCAAACTCGCGGAGTTCAAGGATCGCACCCGGCCCGACAATGACCGCGCCTATGTATTCCGGGTCGCAGCCAACATTGCAACCGACTGGCACCGCCGCCGTAGCCGCGAACTGACAGCCACAGCCGACTATGCCGCCGCCCTGCCCACTGCGCATGCCGCAGACACATTTGATGTGGCAAGCGCCCATCAATTGCTGCGACGGCTTGAAGCTGCCCTGCTATCCCAACCGCGCCGCAGTCTGGACGTCTTCGTCCTGCATCGCCACGAAGGCCTGACGTACCGCGCTATTGCCGAACGCTTTGCGATCTCGGTCAGCGCCGTGGAAAAACACATGATGCGCATCCTGCTGGCCTGCGACCAGGCGCTGGCAGACTGA
- the prmB gene encoding 50S ribosomal protein L3 N(5)-glutamine methyltransferase — MYQSARQELLTLRDLIRYGVSRLNGAQVALGHGSDNAWDEAVYLTLHALHLPLDTLEPFLDARVVREERDRVLDLLERRVTERLPAAYLTNEAWLRGHRFYVDQRVIVPRSPIAELLDQGLSPWVQDAFAVENVLDMCTGSGCLAILSAMAFPHAHVDAVDVSPDALEVARRNVDDYGLADRLDLHESNLFDGLPARQYDVIICNPPYVNSGSMNVLPQEYLHEPQLALAGGEDGMDLVRRILEAAPRYLTQDGVIVLEIGHERDFFEAAFPHLSPVWLDTEEASDQLLLLTREQLSL, encoded by the coding sequence ATGTATCAATCCGCCCGTCAAGAATTGCTTACCCTGCGCGACCTTATCCGTTATGGAGTGTCGCGGCTGAACGGCGCCCAGGTGGCGCTGGGGCATGGCAGCGACAACGCCTGGGACGAAGCGGTCTATCTGACGCTGCACGCCCTGCATCTGCCGCTGGACACGCTGGAACCGTTCCTGGACGCCCGCGTGGTGCGTGAAGAGCGCGACCGCGTGCTGGACTTGCTGGAACGGCGCGTGACCGAGCGTCTTCCTGCCGCCTATCTGACCAACGAGGCCTGGCTGCGCGGCCATCGCTTCTACGTGGATCAACGCGTCATCGTGCCGCGCTCGCCCATCGCAGAATTGCTGGACCAGGGCTTGTCGCCCTGGGTTCAGGACGCTTTCGCGGTTGAAAACGTGCTGGATATGTGTACGGGTTCTGGCTGCCTGGCTATTCTGTCCGCCATGGCCTTTCCCCACGCCCATGTGGACGCGGTGGATGTGTCGCCGGACGCGCTGGAAGTCGCCCGCCGCAACGTGGACGACTACGGCCTGGCTGACCGCCTGGATCTGCACGAAAGCAATCTGTTTGACGGTCTGCCAGCGCGCCAATACGACGTGATCATCTGCAACCCGCCTTACGTCAACAGTGGCTCCATGAACGTGTTGCCGCAGGAATACCTGCATGAACCGCAGTTGGCGCTGGCCGGCGGCGAGGACGGCATGGATCTGGTGCGGCGCATTCTGGAAGCCGCGCCGCGCTACCTGACGCAAGACGGCGTGATCGTGTTGGAAATCGGCCATGAACGCGATTTCTTTGAAGCCGCCTTCCCGCATCTGTCACCCGTGTGGCTGGATACGGAAGAGGCATCGGACCAGCTTCTGCTGCTTACCCGCGAGCAACTCAGCCTGTGA
- a CDS encoding ABC-F family ATP-binding cassette domain-containing protein — MIRATGLTLRRGTKVLLDNAEFVVHPGERVGIVGKNGAGKSSLFALLTGALDLDAGTVALPAGWRIASVKQELDADERPAREFVIDGDTHLRELQARRAELTDDQGTQIAEVEAALVEAGAWSAASRAEQLLAGLGFKPNEWMQPVESFSGGWRMRLALASALMAPSELLLLDEPTNHLDLDAMLWLEKWLGAYPGTVMLISHDTEFLDAVAKSILHFDHAKLVRYRGGYGDFLTQRAERLRQTNIAYERQTRESARLQGFIDRFKAKASKAKQAQSRVKALARMQVLAPLQAEAGIDIRIPSPDQVPDPLLTLEHLSAGYTDADGNAVPILRDVTLMVRAGSRVGVLGANGAGKSTLIKTLAEEIPVQAGERRASRGLAIGYFHQHQLDMLDVDSTPIAHLARLAPETREQELRNYLGGFGFSGDTVTSKVGPMSGGEKARLALSLIVWQKPNLLLLDEPSNHLDVETREALATALADFGGSMLLVSHDRHLLRTTVDSFWIVADGKVSEFDGDLEDYRDWLAARNAGERAEAARENADGSEPVVDRKAQRRAEAEQRQRLSALRKPLEAKVAKVETEMEKLRVKLHALDAIIADPDLYSDARRTERQKVMAEHGEHGKRIDELEEQWLELQGSLEEIDQSEA, encoded by the coding sequence GTGATACGCGCTACTGGATTGACCCTGCGCCGAGGCACGAAAGTGCTGTTGGACAACGCAGAATTCGTCGTGCATCCGGGGGAGCGCGTGGGCATCGTGGGCAAGAACGGCGCCGGCAAGTCCTCGCTGTTCGCGCTCCTGACAGGCGCATTGGACCTGGACGCCGGCACTGTCGCTCTACCTGCCGGCTGGCGTATCGCCAGCGTTAAACAGGAACTTGATGCCGACGAGCGCCCTGCCCGCGAATTCGTGATCGACGGCGATACTCACCTGCGCGAATTGCAAGCGCGCCGCGCTGAACTGACGGACGATCAGGGCACGCAGATCGCGGAAGTAGAAGCCGCGCTGGTAGAAGCTGGCGCCTGGAGCGCAGCTTCGCGCGCCGAGCAACTGCTGGCGGGTCTGGGTTTCAAGCCCAATGAATGGATGCAGCCGGTTGAAAGCTTTTCCGGCGGATGGCGCATGCGTCTGGCGCTAGCCAGCGCGCTGATGGCGCCGTCCGAACTGTTGCTGCTGGACGAACCCACCAACCACTTGGATCTGGACGCCATGTTGTGGCTGGAGAAATGGCTGGGCGCCTATCCGGGCACCGTCATGCTGATCTCCCACGACACCGAGTTCCTGGACGCGGTAGCCAAATCCATTTTGCATTTCGACCATGCAAAGCTCGTCCGCTACCGCGGCGGCTATGGCGACTTTCTGACGCAACGCGCCGAGCGCCTGCGCCAAACGAATATCGCCTATGAACGCCAGACTCGCGAATCCGCCCGTCTGCAAGGTTTTATTGACCGTTTCAAAGCCAAAGCGTCCAAGGCTAAACAAGCACAGAGCCGCGTCAAGGCACTGGCCCGCATGCAAGTGCTCGCGCCCTTGCAGGCCGAGGCTGGCATCGACATCCGCATCCCATCGCCGGACCAGGTGCCCGACCCGTTGCTGACGCTGGAGCATCTGTCGGCCGGCTACACCGATGCAGACGGCAACGCGGTGCCCATTCTGCGCGACGTGACCTTGATGGTGCGCGCAGGCAGCCGTGTAGGCGTGCTGGGCGCCAACGGCGCCGGCAAGAGCACGCTGATCAAGACGCTGGCCGAAGAGATCCCCGTGCAAGCCGGAGAACGCCGCGCCTCCCGCGGGCTGGCCATCGGCTACTTCCATCAGCATCAGCTGGACATGCTGGACGTGGACAGCACCCCGATCGCGCACCTGGCCCGCCTGGCGCCTGAAACCCGCGAGCAAGAACTGCGTAACTATCTGGGCGGCTTCGGCTTTTCTGGTGACACCGTCACCAGCAAGGTAGGCCCGATGTCTGGCGGCGAAAAAGCGCGCTTGGCGCTGTCTTTGATCGTCTGGCAAAAGCCCAACCTGCTGTTGCTGGACGAACCAAGCAACCACTTGGACGTGGAAACGCGGGAAGCGCTAGCCACGGCGTTGGCGGACTTTGGCGGCAGCATGCTGCTGGTGTCGCACGATCGCCACCTGCTGCGCACCACGGTGGACAGTTTCTGGATCGTGGCGGACGGCAAGGTAAGCGAGTTCGACGGCGACCTGGAGGATTACCGCGACTGGCTCGCTGCACGCAACGCAGGCGAACGCGCCGAGGCCGCGCGCGAAAATGCCGATGGCAGCGAACCCGTGGTCGATCGCAAGGCGCAACGCCGGGCCGAGGCCGAGCAGCGTCAACGCCTGTCGGCCTTACGCAAGCCGCTGGAAGCGAAGGTAGCCAAGGTCGAAACCGAAATGGAGAAGCTGCGCGTCAAGCTGCATGCGCTGGACGCGATTATTGCCGACCCGGATCTGTACTCGGATGCGCGCCGCACCGAACGCCAAAAAGTCATGGCCGAACATGGCGAACACGGTAAGCGTATCGACGAGCTGGAAGAGCAGTGGCTGGAGCTTCAGGGATCGCTGGAAGAAATCGATCAGAGCGAAGCGTAG